In Cicer arietinum cultivar CDC Frontier isolate Library 1 chromosome 7, Cicar.CDCFrontier_v2.0, whole genome shotgun sequence, the genomic window TTTGAAAGTTAACGATTTACCTGCTATCTGAATCAGAAAATAAAGAACTTTCTGACCCTGCAAAGAACAACAAAGGCATGGGAAGAAGCACATATGTTATTGCTGCAAAAACACcagatattaattataattacatAAGAGATTTTTATCATCACATAACAATCTCAGAAATGAAAAGAAGTAATTGAATAGTACACTATACTGGAATCAAATTCAATTATCCTTTTAACTCACCAGTTAGCATTGGCCACCAATTATTAAACAAGGAACATGCCTGCCACATAGAACATATATGCAACTATCTCTTGTCACATATTTATGCATACcttcaacaaaaaataatagtaacCACTAACCAACAAGGAGGGGGAAAAAGTACTGACCAAAATTTGCAAGACGATTCCTCCAGAGACCAAAATGGCCAAAAGGACTAGTTTGCATGTGTGCAAGCAGTAACGAACATATCCTGGTAACTCTGCCATCTCCAGATTCTCACTTCATTTTCTTGGAATCAATACCTGAAGCATAATGTTATAACATATTGCTATGAGAATTAGAAGAAAATGCTATATGAAGTGCAAGATACACAAAAGTCCTATATAAAgttgatattattttatataaacatcAGTTAGTCCTTATATCCATAGCACGGGCACGGACACCGACACATTGATTAtcttcaattaattcattttttcaaattattaccgTGTTAATATCATTGTTTTGGTGGCCGCATCAATATATGTGCTTCGTACTCCTTATCCTTATcgattattattaaaaatgttagattatatattttacaaaataccACTTATATATAAGCACActtaaagaaaatcaaatgtctttgataacaaaattaagtcAGGCTCCATATAAGATAATCACGACCAAGTACAAATGATTGTCACACATATAACAAAAGCGATGGTTTTTGTGAGCTAGCTAGCACAAGTAAAAGCAGTACTATATTTAATcccaattttt contains:
- the LOC101508499 gene encoding vacuolar protein sorting-associated protein 55 homolog isoform X3; translated protein: MAELPGYVRYCLHTCKLVLLAILVSGGIVLQILLHICSMWQACSLFNNWWPMLTGSESSLFSDSDSRWVNATKFLTGASAVGSIAIPAILKHSDVIGWGALAMELSSFFVFVLAIMCYIKMSDEDGYSSIL
- the LOC101508499 gene encoding vacuolar protein sorting-associated protein 55 homolog isoform X1 yields the protein MAELPGYVRYCLHTCKLVLLAILVSGGIVLQILLHICSMWQACSLFNNWWPMLTAITYVLLPMPLLFFAGSESSLFSDSDSRWVNATKFLTGASAVGSIAIPAILKHSDVIGWGALAMELSSFFVFVLAIMCYIKMSDEDGYSSIL
- the LOC101508499 gene encoding vacuolar protein sorting-associated protein 55 homolog isoform X2, with amino-acid sequence MAELPGYVRYCLHTCKLVLLAILVSGGIVLQILACSLFNNWWPMLTAITYVLLPMPLLFFAGSESSLFSDSDSRWVNATKFLTGASAVGSIAIPAILKHSDVIGWGALAMELSSFFVFVLAIMCYIKMSDEDGYSSIL